Sequence from the Malaciobacter pacificus genome:
TAATTGACTAAACAATCACTAAACGTTTTGTTAAAAATTCATTTACAATTTATCAGTACAATTCCCAAATGAGTTCAATAATATTTTTTTCTGCTTTTATAATTGTTTTTACTTTTCAAACTTTTATAATCAAAAAACGTCTTATTGATAAACTAGATTTTAAAGATAAGACAAAAAAATATCTTACAATATTTTTATATATTACTTTTTTAGGTGTGCTTGCATACCCTATTGTAAGATATAACCCAGTAGTGCCAAACTGGCTCTACTTTTTACTCTCTCTGCCAATTGGAGTGATTTTTCTCACATTTATTACAACTATTATTCATGAAATCATCTCCTTTGGTGTTAACAAAACTAAATTTACATCTCAACGTAGAGACTTCTTTAAAAAGTCATTAGACTTAGGTGCCCTATCAGTTGTAGTTGCTACAAATGCAAAAGCTATGGATAATGCAAGGTCAATAGAACTTGAAACAGTTGATGTAAAAATTGATAATCTAAAAAAACCTTATAATATTGTTCAATTAAGTGATATTCATATTGGTGGAATAATTGATAAAGATTTTATCTCTGCTTTAGTACAAAGAGTTAATAATCTAAATGCTGATGCCATAGTAATAACTGGTGATTTAGTGGATACAAAACTTGATTTTGCAAAACCAGCACTTAATGAATTAAAAAATCTAAAATCTAAATATGGAACATATTTTATCATTGGGAATCATGAATATTTTCATGGGGTAGTTCCTATAATTGATTATGTAAATTCATTGGGTATAAAAACTTTAGAGAATGAAAATGTTTATATTGGAGCATCAAATGAAGGTTTTAACTTAGCTGGTGTTTATGATAGATTTGGAAATAGATATG
This genomic interval carries:
- a CDS encoding metallophosphoesterase; amino-acid sequence: MIFLTFITTIIHEIISFGVNKTKFTSQRRDFFKKSLDLGALSVVVATNAKAMDNARSIELETVDVKIDNLKKPYNIVQLSDIHIGGIIDKDFISALVQRVNNLNADAIVITGDLVDTKLDFAKPALNELKNLKSKYGTYFIIGNHEYFHGVVPIIDYVNSLGIKTLENENVYIGASNEGFNLAGVYDRFGNRYGAFKPDLEKALKDKKDSPTILLAHQPKYIEEVANTSELDLILCGHTHGGQIFPFNFLVKLQQPYVRGLNQHTNKTQVYVNKGTGFWGPPMRLGASSEITLLKIS